The DNA sequence TCTCGGACGCAGTGTACAGTTTGGTTCAGAGCCAAGCCCAGTCGCAGTACGAAGCAATCGTGCAGAGGTGTGAGGCAGGGCGCCCCCCTCTGGAAGCCTCCATCCGCACTGATATGGACCAGATTATTACCTCCAAGGAGCACGTTGGCAGTAAAATCAGAGGTAGTGctgtgggacacacacacaagcatgctttGACAGTCGCTTTTGGTCTTTTGAATTGGTCTAGACAGTGTTCAGAACACGTGTCCTTCTAAAGTTTTTACTATCTTTTTAACTGCATGTTAAGCGCACAATATTTGCTATGCGAAACTGAGAGTCGACCGACTGCATTCCATGAGTGGTTGAGGGTTCCTCTTGGCACTCTGCATGTCGGAAAGTAGCCGATAACCAGGCAAGCAGAACTCTAGTCTGAGCAGCTTTGGAGGGCTGCTGTTCCCTGTGGGGATGTGCGCGTTTTCAAACTTCACTGGCCCACTCTGCTGATTAAAGCTCCTCACGGAATTCAGGACGAGGGTCACTCCACTGGTTTCTCCCAGCAGAGTTGCAATAATCTCATTTTACGGACCTGCTTGGAAAACAATAAATCTCCTTGGCTTGAAGCCcaggttgttttatttataaatgaccAGGGGAAGAAACATTTCTAGGAATGTAGGTGGTTGCAAAATGATGTTCTATTAAATTTGCAACATTAACGGGCCAGTGTGTCATTGCTTAAAACAAAGTGTTGTGTAGTAATGCATTTGGGTTTAACATTTGGATTGTGCACATATgatctctgtttttttcctttttggacTCTCTTAaggtaattaattaatcatttctTCTGGAGACTTTTAACTCTGGACCGTGAATCCAAAATCCAGTCCAACATTTTGTAATTGGTGCTAGTTAATTTGGGTCATACCCTTGCGGACCAGGGGCCACAGATTTTCCACCCTACCAGACAGGTGTGACGATAAAGTGGCCAATCAGTAAGATTAGGAAGTGAACAGATAATGTAGTCTAGTAATCTGTTCAATCCAGGACCAGAAACTAGATTAGAGGTATGGGGGTGAAGACCTTTTTTTATTGTCTGGTATGAACAGTAAAGTTTGGTGTCCTGTACTGGCCTCCAGCTCTGGTGCACCCGAAGGCAGAGAAGCTCCTGAAGGTGAGCATCGAGCCCTACATCACCTCAATCCTGGAGGCCCTCATGGAGCCCACCAGCCGAGGGTTCTTTGAAGTGCGGGACATCTTCTTCAGGGAGCTGGTGAACATGAGCAAGAACCTCTTGAACGGCGGCAGCAAGGAGAAGCTGGGGGAGGTGAGGGGGGTCTCCTCAGCCATGATTGACGCATGGCATTGGGAAAGGTCTTCCTGGCTCAAATGTTATTGTTACCCCACTTGCTTTTCCCACCAAGGATGTTTGGGTGAAAAGGAGCATTTGTGAGAGAagtgtggggggttttttttgttttttttttattaacctGAGAGATTCCTTAGGTTCTTCTGTGGTAattcaataaacatttactgAACCTGTTAAACCTGTACTCTATCCGTGTGgcttatgtaatatttatttagttctTCTTGCTGCATGGTTTTCCAAGTGAGTGCTGTGTTGCACAGTTGTGTCCTCCAAcgtctctccttcctcctgtcCACCAGTACATGGAGAAGATCTCCATGCTGGCATTCCACCCGGTGAAGATGCAGCCCTGCTACGAGAAGGTGGAGCAGCTTCAGCTGGAGGGCCTGCAGCAGAGATTTGATGTCACCAGCCCATCCGTGTTCGTCCAGAGGGCCCAGATCCTCATGAGAGAGGCGAGTGCTCGTGCGCGCTTCCCCGTGCTACCCCGAAGCCCAAGACTTCTGGTCAGGGACAGCCAGAAACTGGCTCCCTGGAAAAAATGCAGTCATGCCAGTACAACATTTGGGGGGTAGGGGGATAGAGATACATAATTATTCGGCACTGAATTAGCTATTCTGGGGGTGTGATCATTTGATGTCAACTGccaagttttttttgtttgttttttcccttggAGTGGCAGATggtgtgaaaataaatgtggaATTGTTTTTCTTGCCATGTGTGAGATTTGCTAATGTGCTTCGTGACTCTGCTTCTTATCGTCACTGCTTCTGCTCTTGTGGCATAGGACGTGTGTTCTGGTCACATAGTGACGCAGATATCATGACCTATTGGGCAGATTCAACTGTTGCTGTCAATGCTTAACAAGCAAAGAGtgaagagaaaattaaaaaaagaggaagcttgtactatttaaaaaaaaaatatatatatatatatatatatacccattAAAGCACCATTTTACTATCAGTACTAACTGTATGCTCATACCTGAGAGGTTTCAGGCTCGTAGTATAATTGTTGAAGTAACAGCTTGCCTGTTCATTTCCACTATTACTAACAACAGTTCTGGCCAGAGATTAGTGAGGCATCAGCAGTTCTGGGACCTTTTTTTAATAGCTTTTCACAGTGGTGAATCCAAAACAGTTGAACAAGCACAGGAGTTCTCCAAGAGACTGTTATTGGTGCAGAGGGAGTGGCCACACAAGACtgaacatgctttttttttttttttttttttttttttttttttttttacatttaaatacacatagtaTCGTGGCGGCCTCACAAAGCCTGCTCGCTGTCACAGACGCCCCCTGCTGGTAAACGGGgatatgtgcacatatacataaTGCACTCACTGGCCCTGCCTCTTTTTTCATGTGCTGCAGCAAATGGACGATGCGGTGTACACGTTTGAGCAGCTCCTCCATCAGAGCCTGGAGGCCCAGGAGGGGAAGGAGGACCTGTGCAAAGCCATCCAGGGCTGCCAGGACCGCGTCATCAAGGTGAGCCAGAGAGCAGCGCGGCGATGCACGTGGCGATGCTCTCCTTTTCCCTGCCTGGCTGATTCCTACATCCCACTTTTGTTCCTGCAGAAATTTGACTATGACAGCAGCACCGTGCGCAAGAGGTTCTTCAGAGAGGCCCTCCTGCAGATCTTTATTCCCTATATGCTGAAGCAGCTGTCGCCGTCCTGCTCCGTGGTAAGACCTTCACGTATTCCATGGTGTGGCCACATGGAGGCGTTTCATACTGCACAACATACTGGTGAGTCACTGCCAGGCCCACATTTATTGATGTCTGTCTGCAGGACTTTCCCCATTTCCAAGAGCTGATCTTCGAAGACTTCTCCCGCTTCATCCTCGTTGAGAACATCTTTGAAGAGGTGGTGCTTCAGACAGTCATGAAGGACATTATGTTAGGTAAGGCAGGACTGCACCGACGCTTGATGCGGAGACGTTCAGTGCTTTCGTACTTCCAGTCTAGTCGCTCAGCATGCCACACCGTAGCAGGTTTGCCACGATACTAACTATGACCTCTCGTTTCCAGCGGTGAAAGAGGCTGCCGTGCAGAGGAGGCACAACCTCTACCGGGACAGCATCGTGCTGACCAACAGCGACCCCAACCTGCACCTACTGGGGGAGAATCCTCCTATCGACTGGGCAGGGGAGTACGGAGGCGGGCAGCAGGAGGTGGATGGGGAGCAGGGGAATGAGCATGAAGATGCAGAGACCCGGAGGAGGTGTAGGATGAAACAGGTGGTCTCCATGATCCAGGAGGATGGAGCCACACCAGCGCTGCCCGAGTCCTGCCTGGAGGTGCCAGGGGTGGATGACATTCCTGAAGAGGAGGGCGAGGGCAGTCCGCTCGCTCCGCCCACGCCTTCATCTGAAAAGGAAGCCATCACCAAAGAGGAAGTCAATGGGCCACCACCTAAGGAGGCCCCACCTACTATACCCAATGGGACCACACTCAATAAAGAAAAAACCACAAATCCCAGCACACAGGAGGCTGTGCCCATGTCTCCACAGGACTCGGAGAGTAAACTGGCCATAGAGTGTGCCATCCAGGAGATCGAGGATGCGGTGCAAGAGGCTGACGGTGAgcagggtggagagggtggcaCCCTGGAGATGATCGAAGTTGCACCTCCTCCAAAAATGGAGGACGCCTCCTTTCCAATGGAGCATAGTGGAACCATAAGCAACAAGGAGGTGCAGCCTGCCCCCGGAAGTCAAAGAGAGGTACAGATGGAGGCAGTATCCATCCAGGAGGATGAGGGAGTACTCCCGGGCCCAGAGGAGGCCCAGCCACCTGCAAAAGCAGAGGAGGAACTTGCAAAAGAAGAACACAGGCACGAAACTGCAGCAAATGCTTCAGACTCGTGCTCAGAACTCCAACCAACAGCTGCCCACTGCAGCGTGCCTCACCACGACGACAGTGGCTTTCAGTCACCGGCCAATGAGGTGGCTGAGGAGGAGGCGCTGCAGGCGGCCATGGCAACAACAAAGATAGGCGAGGAGAAACAAAATGACTGTGAAACAGGACAGGAGCATGCTGGTAAAGAAGACACACCAAAAGCACAAACTCAGATAACTAATGAAAACAACTAAAATACCAGAATTCCGTATTTTATAAGTACACTTTTTAGCCCTATAAACTTCTAGGCTAAAGTGATTAGTTTGACAGAGAAGGTTTTTAaggtggtttgtttgtttacacacagtCTCACTTAGACAGTTGAGTCCTTTTTGCCTTCATATATCTTTTTGAATATCTGACTTTACCATTTCACTTTTTGGCACATATTACAAGGAAAGCTCTGTCCTAAGTAATAACTTTTGTGCATAATATCGTTCTCCATATCACTTCTattcatttcaatttttttataGTTATTTACAGATTGTGCAAAATGCTGCAGAACTGTTGAATTTGACAATAAGACTGCCTAAAGCTCTATAACTGACTCCATGCTGGTGTATTTCCTCATTCCTAATGTgcgtgggttttttttttttttttttttttttttttttcttcccctccaCTCAGTTTTTGAGTCGGATGTTTTTCTCTTGCTTGAATTCAAActgaaaacactgaat is a window from the Electrophorus electricus isolate fEleEle1 chromosome 9, fEleEle1.pri, whole genome shotgun sequence genome containing:
- the niban2b gene encoding protein Niban 2b, with amino-acid sequence MGDVVSSHLDEGKREIITARTGTVLGEFSHLYEKQYVVALFNKVRYDVEGGGGPQPQLLRRKVPLANKSIFSGTLFQYLEENKKWRNRFLFIPDSYNISYYESKQAHNRGLQPKGTINCAGYRVLISMESYLELLNSSLPDVKAKVGSSPFLKCATQFPLILWHPYACHHYFCVGSAEEQQKWNAVFQDCIRHTNNGLSEECKVQTPAFTDAVRLYRQARNQYGTWDMMCGLPPQILANLVMETLLSELRDLISPRLKGKLHDRQRSWILISDAVYSLVQSQAQSQYEAIVQRCEAGRPPLEASIRTDMDQIITSKEHVGSKIRALVHPKAEKLLKVSIEPYITSILEALMEPTSRGFFEVRDIFFRELVNMSKNLLNGGSKEKLGEYMEKISMLAFHPVKMQPCYEKVEQLQLEGLQQRFDVTSPSVFVQRAQILMREQMDDAVYTFEQLLHQSLEAQEGKEDLCKAIQGCQDRVIKKFDYDSSTVRKRFFREALLQIFIPYMLKQLSPSCSVDFPHFQELIFEDFSRFILVENIFEEVVLQTVMKDIMLAVKEAAVQRRHNLYRDSIVLTNSDPNLHLLGENPPIDWAGEYGGGQQEVDGEQGNEHEDAETRRRCRMKQVVSMIQEDGATPALPESCLEVPGVDDIPEEEGEGSPLAPPTPSSEKEAITKEEVNGPPPKEAPPTIPNGTTLNKEKTTNPSTQEAVPMSPQDSESKLAIECAIQEIEDAVQEADGEQGGEGGTLEMIEVAPPPKMEDASFPMEHSGTISNKEVQPAPGSQREVQMEAVSIQEDEGVLPGPEEAQPPAKAEEELAKEEHRHETAANASDSCSELQPTAAHCSVPHHDDSGFQSPANEVAEEEALQAAMATTKIGEEKQNDCETGQEHAGKEDTPKAQTQITNENN